One Streptomyces sp. CNQ-509 DNA window includes the following coding sequences:
- a CDS encoding NAD(P)H-dependent oxidoreductase subunit E: MTPTGTGDRFDAFRALADRSGRPGQRLLESLAGRRAGTGEDPGAWAPAIAADMGLPAAAGLGPATYYEDLAAPHGRRHVRVCTATACFAARSGRHLGEVEQALGVRAGTASPDGEASLQSVRCLGYCYAGPAALDGDTPCTGPTLTRQLTGREPARTPGIPAADGTGDPVLLGGAVAGEPAWRVWPRIVGTGAADEVRAQVAVSGLRGRGGAGFRVAAKWEAAGQARGSVVVANGDEGDPGSYADRLLLEADPERVLEGLALACFACGAERGVVLVRSEYPHALARMRDAVEQGYAEGHFGPSVHGTDVTLHVEVAEGAGSYVAGEETALIAGLEGDRGCARPRPPYPTQRGLWDAPTVVNNVETLASVPWIVARGGEAYARRGVPGETGTKLVCLSERFVRPGAYEVELGTPLLRIVAELGGGLKDGGEPAAVQVGGPLGGFLGPDDLDVPLTTAGLAARGAALGHAGLVAFDHRVAPEEVLRHVWQFAAAESCGACSPCRVGARRGLELAAAGAPPGPEWDRLGRVLAEASLCAFGRRIPPAVHSLARAYGDRLAGWAL, encoded by the coding sequence ATGACTCCCACCGGCACCGGAGACCGCTTCGACGCCTTTCGTGCGCTGGCCGACCGGAGCGGACGGCCCGGACAGCGGCTGCTGGAGTCCCTGGCCGGAAGGAGAGCGGGTACGGGAGAAGACCCCGGAGCCTGGGCTCCGGCCATCGCCGCGGACATGGGGCTGCCCGCTGCCGCCGGGCTCGGGCCGGCGACCTACTACGAGGATCTGGCCGCTCCGCACGGCCGCCGTCACGTCCGGGTCTGCACGGCGACGGCGTGCTTCGCCGCCCGGTCCGGACGTCACCTCGGCGAGGTGGAGCAGGCGCTGGGCGTGCGTGCCGGCACGGCCTCACCGGACGGGGAGGCATCGCTGCAATCCGTGCGCTGTCTGGGGTACTGCTACGCGGGTCCCGCCGCGCTCGACGGCGACACACCCTGCACCGGCCCGACGCTCACCCGTCAGCTCACGGGACGCGAGCCCGCCCGGACGCCCGGGATCCCGGCAGCCGACGGCACCGGTGACCCCGTGCTGCTGGGAGGTGCGGTGGCCGGCGAGCCGGCGTGGCGGGTGTGGCCGCGGATCGTCGGCACCGGTGCCGCCGATGAGGTCCGGGCGCAGGTGGCCGTGTCCGGGCTTCGGGGCCGCGGGGGAGCGGGGTTCCGGGTGGCCGCGAAGTGGGAGGCGGCCGGGCAGGCGCGCGGCAGTGTGGTGGTGGCCAACGGGGACGAGGGCGATCCGGGCTCGTACGCCGATCGGCTGCTGCTGGAGGCGGACCCGGAGCGGGTGCTGGAGGGCCTGGCGCTGGCCTGCTTCGCTTGCGGGGCCGAGCGGGGCGTGGTGCTGGTGCGCTCGGAGTATCCGCATGCGCTGGCACGGATGCGGGACGCGGTTGAGCAAGGTTACGCCGAGGGTCACTTCGGCCCGTCGGTGCACGGGACGGACGTCACTCTGCACGTGGAAGTGGCGGAGGGCGCCGGATCGTATGTCGCGGGTGAGGAGACGGCTCTGATCGCCGGTCTGGAGGGGGACCGGGGCTGTGCCCGGCCGCGGCCGCCGTACCCGACCCAGCGCGGCTTGTGGGACGCGCCGACGGTGGTGAACAACGTGGAGACCCTGGCGTCCGTCCCGTGGATCGTCGCCCGCGGCGGGGAGGCGTACGCCCGCCGGGGGGTTCCGGGCGAGACCGGGACGAAGCTGGTGTGCCTGTCGGAGCGGTTCGTCCGGCCGGGCGCGTACGAGGTCGAACTCGGTACGCCCCTGCTGCGGATCGTCGCGGAACTCGGCGGTGGCCTCAAGGACGGCGGGGAGCCGGCCGCGGTGCAGGTCGGCGGGCCACTGGGCGGATTCCTCGGGCCGGACGACCTGGACGTGCCCCTGACCACCGCCGGCCTCGCGGCCCGGGGCGCCGCGCTCGGCCATGCCGGGCTGGTCGCCTTCGACCACCGCGTAGCCCCGGAAGAAGTGCTGCGGCACGTCTGGCAGTTCGCGGCGGCGGAAAGCTGCGGCGCCTGTTCCCCGTGCCGCGTGGGCGCGCGCCGCGGCCTGGAGCTGGCCGCCGCCGGCGCCCCGCCCGGACCGGAGTGGGACCGGCTCGGCCGGGTGCTGGCCGAGGCGAGCCTGTGCGCCTTCGGCCGGCGGATCCCGCCCGCCGTGCACAGCCTCGCCCGCGCCTACGGCGACCGCCTGGCGGGGTGGGCTCTGTGA
- the fdhF gene encoding formate dehydrogenase subunit alpha has product MTATGRLRDDAGSDPLTHVCVDGVDVAVPEGASLLTAARAAGAELPALCSDDRLSPAGSCRTCLVRADGRTVAACVTPAAPGSRVDTGTEDLQRLRRDAVAVIVSALPPRALADGNPAELAHVCRSLGLGPETARGAGGRGGDTSHPYVHLDRDLCIACGRCVRMCAEVQGTFALTLTGRGAGTVVAPGTGGPWAESDCVACGGCVDSCPTGALTQPGPGRGLTSAHRPAATRTTCGYCGVGCALDIVARDGAVAAVLPAPDGPVNRGHACVKGRFAHGYLTSPERLTRPLLRRDGRLEPAGWDEALDHVARGMREAVAAGGADAVAAISSARATNEENYLVQKFMRVVIGTNNVDNCSRLCHSPSAAGLTASFGLAGGTDSFDDVQKSDCLLVVGANPVEAHPVVGARLLRQVLRGARLVVADPRAVGLALHADVHLRPRPGTNVALCHGLAHVLLDEGLADEEFLSERTAGLPELTALLEDYPPDRVEDITGVPADDLVAAARLYGRARRPAIVYGLGVTEHLHGTDGVRSLANLAILRGAVGTDRGYGVNPLRGQNNVQGASDMGALPDLLPGYGKVVDPAARDRAGAVWGVRVPERPGLRIPDMFAAARSGALRALWIIGEDVCATDPDADQVARALDACPLVVCNELFLSETAGRADVVLPVASWPEKDGTFVNFDRRFQRVRPAVAPPAGVRSDYDVVRALAAAMGTDLGCPTPAEALAECGRVAPVFAGLSHDRLDREGAVPWPCPDPGRPGEARLYTKEFATPDGRAHLAAAPYLPPGEHPDDDYPLLMVTGRRWAHYNSGSMTRRGGNLALDQVDVLDLHPADAARYRIPDGARLTVASRHGEARLVARVGEETAPGQVFCSFHFPASGVNRLTSAHADTVTSCPEYKVTAVRVTLR; this is encoded by the coding sequence GTGACCGCGACCGGACGGCTCCGGGACGACGCCGGCTCTGACCCCCTCACGCACGTCTGCGTCGACGGCGTCGACGTCGCGGTGCCCGAGGGGGCCTCCCTGCTCACGGCGGCGCGCGCGGCCGGCGCCGAGCTGCCCGCGCTCTGCTCCGACGACCGGCTCAGCCCGGCCGGCTCCTGCCGCACGTGTCTCGTACGGGCCGACGGGCGGACCGTGGCGGCCTGCGTGACCCCGGCCGCACCGGGGTCGCGCGTCGACACGGGCACCGAGGACCTGCAGCGGTTGCGCCGGGACGCGGTGGCCGTCATCGTATCCGCCCTGCCGCCCCGCGCGCTGGCGGACGGCAACCCCGCCGAGCTGGCGCACGTCTGCCGGTCGCTGGGCCTCGGCCCCGAGACGGCCCGGGGCGCCGGAGGCCGGGGCGGGGACACCTCGCACCCGTACGTCCACCTGGACCGGGACCTGTGCATCGCCTGCGGGCGGTGCGTGCGCATGTGCGCCGAGGTCCAGGGCACCTTCGCCCTCACCCTGACCGGCCGCGGCGCCGGCACCGTGGTCGCTCCCGGCACCGGCGGGCCCTGGGCGGAGTCGGACTGCGTGGCGTGCGGCGGCTGCGTCGACTCCTGCCCCACCGGTGCGCTCACCCAGCCGGGCCCCGGGCGCGGGCTCACCTCCGCCCACCGGCCGGCCGCGACCCGTACGACGTGCGGATACTGCGGCGTCGGCTGCGCCCTGGACATCGTCGCCCGGGACGGCGCCGTCGCGGCGGTCCTGCCCGCCCCGGACGGCCCGGTCAACCGGGGGCACGCCTGCGTCAAGGGCCGCTTCGCCCACGGCTACCTCACCTCCCCCGAACGGCTGACCCGGCCGCTGCTCCGCCGCGACGGCCGCCTGGAGCCGGCCGGCTGGGACGAGGCGCTCGACCACGTCGCCCGCGGGATGCGCGAGGCCGTCGCCGCCGGCGGCGCGGACGCGGTGGCGGCGATCTCCTCGGCCCGCGCCACGAACGAGGAGAACTACCTCGTACAGAAGTTCATGCGGGTCGTGATCGGCACCAACAACGTCGACAACTGCTCCCGCCTGTGCCACTCCCCGTCCGCCGCTGGCCTGACCGCCTCCTTCGGCCTGGCCGGCGGCACCGACTCCTTCGACGACGTGCAGAAGTCCGACTGCCTGCTGGTCGTCGGGGCCAATCCCGTGGAGGCCCACCCGGTGGTCGGAGCGCGGCTGCTGCGGCAGGTGCTCCGCGGAGCCCGGCTGGTCGTCGCCGACCCTCGCGCGGTCGGCCTCGCCCTGCACGCGGACGTCCATCTCCGGCCCCGGCCCGGCACCAACGTCGCGCTCTGCCACGGGCTCGCCCACGTCCTGCTCGACGAAGGACTGGCCGACGAGGAGTTCCTGTCCGAGCGGACCGCGGGGCTGCCGGAACTCACCGCACTGCTGGAGGACTACCCGCCCGACCGGGTCGAGGACATCACCGGAGTGCCCGCAGACGATCTGGTCGCCGCCGCCCGGCTGTACGGCCGCGCCCGGCGGCCTGCGATCGTCTACGGCCTGGGCGTCACCGAGCACCTCCACGGCACCGACGGCGTACGGTCCCTGGCCAACCTGGCGATCCTGCGCGGCGCCGTCGGCACCGACCGCGGATACGGCGTCAACCCGCTGCGCGGCCAGAACAACGTCCAGGGCGCCTCCGACATGGGCGCGCTGCCCGACCTCCTGCCCGGCTACGGCAAGGTCGTCGACCCGGCCGCGAGGGACCGGGCCGGGGCTGTCTGGGGTGTACGGGTTCCGGAGCGCCCCGGCCTGAGAATTCCGGACATGTTCGCCGCCGCCCGGTCGGGTGCACTGCGGGCGCTGTGGATCATCGGCGAGGACGTCTGCGCCACCGATCCCGACGCCGACCAGGTGGCCCGCGCTCTGGATGCCTGTCCGCTGGTGGTGTGCAACGAGCTGTTCCTGTCGGAGACCGCCGGACGCGCCGATGTCGTGCTCCCCGTCGCGTCCTGGCCGGAGAAGGACGGCACCTTCGTCAACTTCGACCGCCGCTTCCAGCGGGTCCGCCCCGCCGTGGCCCCGCCGGCCGGGGTACGCAGCGACTACGACGTCGTACGCGCCCTCGCCGCGGCGATGGGCACCGACCTGGGCTGCCCCACGCCGGCCGAGGCACTGGCCGAGTGCGGCCGGGTCGCACCCGTCTTCGCCGGCCTCTCCCACGACCGGCTCGACCGGGAAGGCGCCGTCCCGTGGCCCTGCCCCGACCCCGGCCGCCCGGGTGAAGCCAGGCTCTACACGAAGGAGTTCGCCACGCCCGACGGGCGGGCACACCTTGCCGCGGCACCGTACCTCCCGCCCGGAGAACACCCCGACGACGACTACCCGCTGCTCATGGTCACCGGCCGCCGCTGGGCGCACTACAACTCCGGCAGCATGACCCGCCGCGGCGGCAACCTCGCCCTCGACCAGGTCGACGTCCTCGACCTGCACCCGGCGGACGCCGCCCGGTACCGGATCCCGGACGGCGCGCGGCTCACCGTGGCCAGCCGGCACGGCGAGGCCAGGCTCGTCGCCCGGGTCGGCGAAGAGACGGCGCCCGGCCAGGTCTTCTGCTCCTTCCACTTCCCCGCCAGCGGGGTGAACCGCCTGACCTCCGCACACGCCGACACCGTCACGTCCTGCCCCGAGTACAAGGTCACGGCGGTTCGCGTCACGCTGCGATGA
- a CDS encoding cation-transporting P-type ATPase: protein MRHRTAEGRTAGAGPRTPGGGAPPGAARPPEAAQLDAGKVFAALDTSRRGLSEAQARARLEECGANELPRARRGAAQGGGGWGRSSRICSRWC, encoded by the coding sequence GTGAGGCACCGGACGGCCGAGGGGCGCACCGCCGGCGCCGGCCCGAGGACACCGGGCGGCGGCGCACCACCCGGTGCGGCCCGGCCTCCCGAGGCAGCGCAACTCGATGCCGGGAAGGTCTTCGCCGCGCTGGACACGTCACGGCGCGGCCTCTCGGAGGCACAGGCACGGGCCAGGCTGGAGGAGTGCGGGGCCAACGAGTTGCCCCGTGCGCGGCGCGGCGCCGCGCAGGGTGGCGGAGGCTGGGGGCGCAGTTCACGGATCTGTTCGCGGTGGTGCTGA
- a CDS encoding universal stress protein, producing the protein MAGASGRRPIVAGVDPDPAKRLALLWAADEAGRRHLPLRLVHAQALPPLPGGHRSEAVRRYREEWSRALRGVGDELLRQAAEFAESRQPSVEVSTVLAEEEPASVLLQEARNASLVVVGSRHLSRRREMFTPDSVALPLTARAPCPVIVVREPEHVTQEPAYFVVGVDGSAHSAAAVDMAFEEAGLRGAQLRALYVWHPPLLGPADEHATMRECRRVLSETVAGREAAHPDVELHHEVLRGHPVQVLTDASEHSLGLVVGTRGRGGFAGMLLGSVSQGVLRHARCPVISVPV; encoded by the coding sequence ATGGCTGGTGCGAGCGGGCGTCGGCCGATCGTGGCGGGCGTCGACCCCGATCCTGCGAAGCGCCTGGCACTGCTCTGGGCTGCCGACGAAGCGGGCCGGCGTCACCTGCCGCTGCGGCTCGTCCACGCGCAGGCCCTGCCGCCGCTACCCGGTGGACACCGGTCGGAGGCGGTACGGCGGTACCGGGAGGAGTGGAGCCGTGCGCTGCGCGGCGTGGGCGACGAGTTGCTGCGGCAGGCGGCTGAGTTCGCCGAGTCCCGGCAGCCGTCGGTGGAGGTGTCGACGGTGCTGGCGGAGGAAGAGCCGGCATCGGTTCTGCTGCAGGAGGCGCGGAACGCCTCCCTTGTCGTGGTGGGTTCCCGGCACCTGAGTAGGCGGCGCGAGATGTTCACCCCCGACTCGGTGGCGCTCCCGCTCACCGCCCGCGCCCCCTGCCCGGTCATCGTCGTACGGGAGCCGGAGCACGTCACCCAGGAACCCGCGTACTTCGTGGTCGGCGTCGACGGCAGTGCCCATTCGGCCGCGGCGGTGGACATGGCGTTCGAGGAGGCCGGCCTGCGTGGGGCGCAGTTGCGTGCCCTCTACGTGTGGCATCCGCCGCTCCTCGGTCCTGCGGACGAGCACGCCACGATGCGGGAGTGCCGCCGGGTGCTGTCGGAGACGGTCGCGGGCCGCGAGGCGGCGCACCCGGACGTGGAGCTGCACCACGAAGTCCTCCGTGGCCATCCGGTGCAGGTTCTGACGGACGCCTCGGAGCACTCCCTGGGGCTGGTCGTGGGGACCCGGGGCCGCGGCGGGTTCGCGGGGATGCTGCTGGGCTCGGTGAGCCAGGGGGTGCTGCGCCACGCCCGCTGTCCCGTCATCTCGGTCCCAGTGTGA
- a CDS encoding pyridoxamine 5'-phosphate oxidase family protein yields the protein MDVPEIGDELAAGRAPNNLGRRLADVAPRDIEGLITGLRGHSERTVAIMRAEIGDQLVVESPATGAARRDGEIVALHHADGTPPYEVRWSDTNQVTLVFPGPDAHIRSLAHGNGDADGPSRAGGSRSAGLRAAPPGRRLHPGDIGRRVAAGRERQGLTREETARRAGIAPEYLAYLEEQTADPTAATLARLAGVLGTTPAALRGGASDLPPGRGQALLHPQMRELGPGECRRLLSTSGVGRVAVSTRQGPAVVPVNYEVVDEEIAFRTAPNSVPAAAVDSEVAFEVDHLDEAMSRGWSVLVVGPARVVTEPDAVRKLIDRAHASPWAGGGREMWVSIQPRRITGRRITEGGP from the coding sequence TTGGACGTGCCCGAGATCGGTGACGAGTTGGCGGCCGGCAGGGCGCCGAACAATCTCGGCCGGCGACTGGCGGACGTCGCCCCGCGTGACATCGAAGGGCTGATCACTGGGCTGCGGGGGCATTCGGAGAGAACGGTGGCGATCATGCGAGCTGAAATCGGCGATCAACTCGTGGTCGAAAGCCCGGCTACCGGAGCTGCAAGAAGGGACGGCGAGATCGTTGCACTCCACCATGCGGATGGCACGCCTCCTTACGAGGTGCGCTGGTCGGATACGAACCAGGTGACCCTCGTCTTCCCCGGGCCTGACGCGCACATCCGCAGTCTCGCGCACGGGAACGGGGACGCGGACGGGCCTTCCCGGGCGGGAGGAAGCAGAAGCGCCGGGCTGCGGGCGGCCCCGCCGGGCAGGCGGCTCCATCCCGGTGACATCGGCCGCCGCGTGGCCGCCGGACGCGAACGCCAGGGTCTGACCCGGGAGGAGACCGCCCGCCGCGCCGGGATAGCGCCCGAGTACCTGGCGTACCTCGAAGAACAGACGGCCGACCCGACCGCCGCCACACTTGCTCGGCTGGCCGGCGTCCTGGGCACCACCCCCGCTGCTCTGCGCGGCGGTGCCAGCGATCTGCCGCCCGGGCGGGGGCAGGCGCTCCTCCATCCCCAGATGCGGGAACTCGGCCCCGGCGAGTGCCGTCGGCTGCTGTCCACCTCCGGCGTGGGGCGCGTGGCGGTGTCGACACGCCAAGGCCCGGCGGTGGTCCCGGTGAACTACGAGGTCGTCGATGAGGAGATCGCGTTCCGGACCGCGCCGAACTCGGTTCCGGCGGCGGCCGTGGACTCGGAGGTCGCGTTCGAGGTCGACCACCTGGACGAGGCCATGAGCCGGGGATGGAGCGTGCTCGTGGTCGGACCCGCGCGTGTGGTCACCGAGCCCGACGCGGTGCGGAAGCTGATCGATCGCGCCCACGCCTCGCCCTGGGCCGGGGGTGGCCGGGAGATGTGGGTGTCGATCCAGCCTCGGCGCATCACCGGGCGTCGCATCACCGAGGGCGGGCCGTAG